A genome region from Physeter macrocephalus isolate SW-GA chromosome 4, ASM283717v5, whole genome shotgun sequence includes the following:
- the LOC102993331 gene encoding histone H2B type 2-E-like, whose protein sequence is MPEPAKSAPASKKGSKKAVTKAQKKDGRKRKRSRKESYSIYVYKVLKQVHPDTGISSKAMGIMNSFVNDIFERIAGEASRLAHYNKRSTITSREIQTAVRLLLPGELAKHAVSEGTKAVTKYTSSK, encoded by the coding sequence ATGCCTGAGCCGGCAAAATCCGCCCCGGCGTCCAAGAAGGGCTCGAAAAAAGCTGTAACCAAAGCCCAGAAAAAGGACGGCAGGAAGCGCAAGCGCAGCCGCAAGGAGAGCTATTCCATCTACGTGTACAAGGTACTGAAGCAAGTGCACCCGGACACCGGCATCTCATCCAAGGCCATGGGCATCATGAACTCGTTCGTCAACGACATCTTCGAGCGCATCGCGGGCGAAGCGTCGCGCCTGGCGCATTACAACAAGCGCTCGACCATCACGTCCCGGGAGATCCAGACGGCCGTGCGCCTGCTGCTGCCCGGCGAGCTGGCCAAGCACGCCGTGTCCGAGGGCACCAAGGCGGTCACCAAGTACACCAGCTCCAAGTGA